From the Chloroflexota bacterium genome, the window GCCACCGGAGAGCTTGGCCAGCCGCTCCTGCAGCTTCTCGCGGTCGTAATCCGACGTGGTGATCTCGATCTGGGCCTTGATCTGCCCGATACGGGCCTGGATTTGGTCGGACTTGCCCCGGCCCTCGACGATGGTGGTCTCGTCCTTATTGGCCACGACGCGGCGGCATCTTCCCAAGTCGTCCAGGGTTGCGCTGTCGAGCTTGCGGCCGGTCTCGTCGGAGATGACGGTGCCGCCCGTGAGGACGGCCATGTCCTGCAGCATCTCCTTTCGCCGGTCCCCGAAGCCCGGCGCCTTCACGGCCAGTGCGTTGATGGTGCCCCGCAGCTTGTTGACGACGAGGGTCGCCAGCGCATCGCCGTCCACGTCCTCCGCGATGATGAGGACTTCCTTCTTGCCGCTCTGAATGATCTTCTCCAGCGCGGGCAGCAGGTCAGCGATGGCGCTGATCTTCTTGTCGGTGATCAGGATGTAGGGCTCCTCGAGGATCGCCTCCATCCGCTCGGCGCTGGTCACGAAATAGGGGCTGATGTAGCCCCGATCGAATTTCATTCCCTCGGTGTACTCGACCTCGAGGGAGAGGCTCTTGCCCTCTTCCACCGTGATGACGCCATCCTTGCCGACCTTCTCGAAGATGTCGGCGAGGATGTTGCCGATCTCTGGATCGGCGGCCGAGATCGTGGCGATGTGGGCGATGTCGTCGCGGCCCTTCACCGGAGTCGCCATCTCGCGGATCGCGTCGACAACGATGTTCAGGCCCTTCTCGAGGCCGCGACGGACCCCCATTGGGTTCGCGCCCGCGGCAACGTTCTTGAAGCCCTCGTGGATGATGGCCTGAGCGAGCACGGTGGCGGTCGTCGTACCGTCGCCGGCGACGTCATTCGTTTTGGTCGCCGCTTCCTTGACGAGCTGGGCGCCCATGTTCTGGAAGGGGTCCTCCAGCTCGATCTCCTTGGCGACCGTAACGCCATCGTGCGTCACGTTCGGGGCGCCGAACTTCTTGTCCAGCGCCACGTGGCGGCCACGTGGTCCCAACGTCGTCTTGACCGCGTCCGCCATCGCGTCAATCCCTTCGCGCAGCGATCGGCGCGCTTCTTCACTGAATTCCAGCTGCTTCGCCGGCATTGGATCTCCTTTCTGATCTCTCTTACGCGTTCTTGGCGCTCGGGTCTATCGCGTCTGAGTTGGCGAGTCTCACTCGGTCACGACGGCGAGGACGTCCGGTTCGCGAAGGATCAATAGCTCTTCGTCGTCGAGCTTGAACTCGGTGCCCGCGTACTTCGCGTACAAGACGGTCTGACCAACTTTGAGGCCCATCTCCACGCGCGTCCCGTTGTCGAGCACGCGGCCCGGCCCAACGGCGATGACGTCGCCCTCCTGCGGCTTCTCCTTGGCGGTGTCGGGAAGCACGATCCCGCTCTTCGTCATCTCTTCCTTCTGCTTCGGACGCACGACGACTCGATCGCCCAAGGGGACAAGCTTGCTCGCGGTCTTGGTCATAGATCTCCCTCCCTCCTCTTGAAGTCTGCGCCGGCCAGTCCTGCACACCGGCTCGTTGGGGTACCTGGGTTTCGGGGTTAGCACTCTCGTGAAGCGAGTGCTAACATCGCCATATCTTAGCGCAAGGGCCGGGCACGTGCAAGCAAAAGCGGCGCGTCCGCGCGAAGGGAAGAGCAAGGCAATCGCGCGGTGTGAGGGACGCCCGTCGGACGAAGCGACGATGCGCGACCAGTGGTAGCCACGCGGACGCGGACCCCACTCCGAGGGGTGCTGGTCGCGTGCGGCCTCGCGCTCGTCGCCTGGGCGCTGGCGTTCCTGCACGTGGTGCCCGGCGCGGACCTTCAGCGGTACGTGGCCCTCACCATCGCCGCGTGGGTATGCTTCGTCGCCGCGGCGCGAACGGTGATCGCCCTCGACACGCGGCCGGGGCGATGGGACTTCGTACTGATCTTCGCCATCGCCATCTTGATGCGTCTACCGCTGCTCTCCATCTCGCCCAGCCTTTCCGACGACGGGTATCGAGCCGTGTGGGATGCGCGGCTCATGCACGCCGGCCTCAATCCGTACGCCTCTGCGCCCAATGACCCCGCGCTCGCACCCTATCGAGACGCGGTGATCTGGCCCCGAGTGAATCATCCGGACCAGCGGACGCCGTACCCGCCGCTGGCCGAGCTTCTCAGCGCTGCCGCGTACGCCGTGCTGCCCGAGCGCCTGATCGCGATTCAGGGCCTCGCCGCTTGCGCGGACCTCGTGTCGGCCGCGCTGCTCGCGATCGTGCTGGCGCGATTCGGCATGGACCCGCGGCGGTGCGTCGTGATTGCCTGGAGCCCGATGGGCGCCGTGCACTTCGCCCATAGTGGCCACAACGACGCGGTGATGATCGCCTTCGTCCTGGCCGCAACCCTGCTCCTGACCGGTCGGCGACGCGTGGCCGCGATGGGGGCGCTCGGCCTCGCGACGATGGTGAAAGCGACGCCGGCGTTTCTCGTGCCGGCCTTCGTTCGAAGCGCCGGCGGGCGGGCCACGCTGGCTTGGGCCGGCGTCTGTGCCTTGCTGACACTGCCGCTCATCGGTGCGGGACCGGGCCTCGTGTTGGGCGTGCTGCGGGAAGCGGGGGACGAGCAGTTCAATGACAGCTTGCACCTGATCGTTCAGCGCATCGCGGCGATGGTAGCGCCCAGCGGCGCGAGCGCCCTCGCGAGCGCGATCGGTCTCGTGGTCGTGGCCGGAGCCGCGGCGGCCGCGTGGTGGTGGGGCGACGGAAGCGCGCGAGGCGCCCTGACGGGCGGAAGCCGCGTGCTGGCGGCGTACGTGCTGGTCGCCCCGGTGGTGGAGCCCTGGTATTTCACCTGGCTCGCGCCGCTGGTGGCGCTCGAGCTGCGGCCGGCGACGGGTCGCGGCTGGCTCCAGATCAACGACGCGCTGGCGTGGCTGTGGCTGATGGGCGCCGGGACGCTGACCGAGGTGGCATATCTGCCCGGAGGAACGGGATGGTGGCCGGCCGTTCGCGCGGTGGAATACGTCCCGGCGCTCTTGTTCTTGTCCATTGGGGGCTGGCGCTGGTGGCGGCGGCGCCGGGCATCGCGGCCCTAGCTGGCGCTCAGTGTCAGCACGTCATCACCGTCACATAATCGTGATGGAACGCGCGGGAGCGCGGTGTTAATATGCCACATGTAGTGGCCGCTCCCCCAAAAGACCACAAGATATTGTGGTACTACGAGGTCAGGACCGCAACCGCTGGAGAATTGAGCCGTTGCTGGGCTCTTTTCTCCGCGACTGGACAAATGAGAACGGTTGTTCTATTCTCAAGGTATCACCACGCGTCGGCGTTGCCGCCAAAGGAGATGGGCTGAATGGTTGACCAGGCCGAACGAACCGATCGTGACCTGCTGCGAGCTCCCAGCGATCTGCCGGAGCCGTCGCTCACGCCCAACTCGCGAACGGTCCTGGAGCGCCGATATCTCCACCGCAAGGATGGCGGTGCTCCGCTGGAGACGCCCAGCGGCGCCTTCTGGCGGGTCGCGCGCGAGGTGGCGCGCGGGAGCGAGCCGTGGGAAGGGCCCGAAGCCATCGAGCGCCGCGCCCGGCGCTACTACTCGGTCATGGCGCGGTTGGACTTCCTTCCGAACTCGCCGACCCTCATGAACGCGGGCAAGAACAACGGGCTGCAGTACTCCGCGTGCTACGTGCTGCCGGTCCCCGATTCTATGGAAGGGATCTTCGAGACCAACAAGCGCACGGCCCTTATTCACAAGAGCGGCGGGGGCACCGGGTTCTCGTTCTCGCGCCTTCGGCCTGCGGGCGACATCGTCGGATCGACCGGTGGCGTCGCGAGCGGCCCGGTCAGCTTTCTCGAGGTCTACAACGCCTCAACGGAGTCGGTGAAGCAGGGTGGCACGCGCCGCGGCGCCAATATGGGTATTTTGCGCGTCGACCATCCCGACATCATGCACTTCATTCGCTGCAAGCGAGACCTGAACGAGCGCAACCAGTACGCTTTCGATTCCGTCGCGGCGGCACTCTCGGCGGACGAGCAAGCGTCTCTGAAGCGGGCGCTCCTCGAAGCGCAGATCAGCAACTTCAATATCTCCGTGGGCGTCACGGATGCGTTCATGCGCGCCTTGGAGGGTGACGGCGAATTCGACCTCATCCAGCCGCGCACCGGTGAGGTGGTGGGTCGGTTGCGCGCGCGCGATGTGTTCAAAGAGATGACGGAATGCGCGTGGGAGACCGGCGATCCGGGCGTGGTCTTCCTCGACCGAATCAACGCTGGCCCGGCCAACCCCGTGCCGGAGATGGGCCCGATCGAGGCGACGAATCCCTGTGGCGAGCAGCCGCTCTACCCGAATGAGGCGTGCAACCTGGGGTCGCTCAATCTGGCGAGCTTCGTCAAACCCCGTGGAACGGGACAGAGCAATGGCCAAGGACATACCAACGGCCACGCCCGGGTGGCCGCGCGCGATCGGATCGATTGGGGACGCATGGAGGAGACGGTTCGCGTCGCCGTTCAGTTCCTGGACGACGTGATCAGCGTCAACCCCTATCCCGATGACCTGATCGATCAGGCCGTGAAAGCCAACCGTCGCATCGGTCTCGGCGTCATGGGCTGGGCGGACCTGCTGGTGCTGCTGGAGGTTCCATACGACAGCCGCGAGGCGTTGGAGCTGGGCTCGGAGATGATGGCCTTCATCAATCGGGTCGGACACGAGGAGTCCGCGCGAATCGCCGAGGAGCGCGGGCCGTTCCCAAATTGGTCGAAGAGCATCTACAAGGATGATCGGCCGCTGCGCAACGCGACGGTGACCACGATCGCGCCGACGGGCACGATCTCGATCATCGCGGGCTGCTCGTCGGGGATCGAGCCCCTCTTCGCGCTCGTCTTTGACCGGAAGGGGTCGCTCGATGGCCAGCTGAGCCTCGAGACGAACCCGATGTTCGAAGAGATCGCCCGCCGCGAGGGCTTCTGGACAGAGGACTTGGCGCGGACCGTACGCGAGCGCGGAACGGTTCGCGGCGTGGGCGCCGTGCCGGACAAGTGGCAGGCGGTCTTTGCCACTGCCCATGACATCGAGCCGAGGTGGCACGTGCAGATGCAGGCGGCCTGGCAAAAACATACGGACAACGCGGTGTCCAAGACGATCAATCTTCCGCACGACGCGTCCGTGGCGGACGTTGCCGCCGCGTATCGACTGGCGTATGAGTTGGGCTGCAACGGCATCACTGTGTTCCGGGACGGCTGCAAGGAGGGCGTGCTGCACGTCGGCGCGGGCACGCCGTCCGAGTCTGGCGCGCAGCTGCCAGCGCGCGAGAGCGTCATCGCGAGCGCGGCGCCCGCGGCGGCGAACGGTTCCGAGCTGGGTGAGCGGCCGCACGCGCTCAGAGGCGTGACGTATCAGATCGAGACCCCGCTCGGGACGGCCTACATCACCGTCAATCACGACGAGCGTGGGGAACCGCTCGAGGTCTTCGTGAACCAGGGGAAGGCGGGAAGTGACATCGCCCCGCTCTCGGAAGCCATTGGGAAGCTCAGCTCGCTGCTGCTCCGGATCCCCTCGGCGATGCCCCCGCGCAAGCGAATGGAGGAGATGATCAAGAAGCTGCGCGGCATTGGCGGCGCCAACAGCACCGGATTCGGTCCGGAACGAACGCGCTCCCTCCCTGACGCTCTGGCGCGGGTCCTGGAGGAGCACCTTGCGGCGCTGAGTGGCGACACGCCGCCAGTTGCCGTGGCCGATCCCGCTCCCACGCCCTCGCGCCTCAATGGGAAGGCGCTGAAGCTGTCGGGCGCGTTCTGCCCGGACTGCGGCATGGCCCTCGTCCACGAGGAGGGCTGCGACAAGTGCTTTACGTGCGGCTACTCGCGCTGCTAAGCCGATCAACGGTTGCGAGACCCGTCTCCCGTTCGAGACGGGTCTCGTATAATCAGGAGTCGCGGCACGACCTCTGATGGCGGGGTAGCTCAGTCGGTCAGAGCGAGCGACTCATAACCGCTAGGTCGTGGGTTCGATCCCCACCCCCGCCACCGGCCTTTCGTCGGCTTCGCTTCCACTCGCCACCAGCCTTGTGCGCGTTTCTTGCCCCAGCAGCCCCTCCTTTCGCACGTCGGAAGCGGCATCGGTGGAGCGTGGTGCGCGCGCGGAGGTGCCCGCGTGCCTCCAGCGCGCGGTCGTTTCAGGGGAGGTGGGGACTCGTGAACGTCAGGCTTTCTCACATCCGCCGGGAGATCACAGATTGCGATAACGCGAACCTTCGTGGCATGCTGAAGGTGCCAGTGACGATCACCGACAGAGATAGCGACGGATTGCTCTCTACGTTTTCGTGTGGGAGGTCACCATGCGCATCATGAGCGTCCTGATCCTCGCAGGACTCCTGGCCCTGGCCGTAACGTCGCCCTGGGGCGAGCCAGCCACCGTCTCGGGGCAGCCAGCAACACCCACCGTCACACCTCCGCCGTCGGCAACGCCGGCGCCTACGGCGACGGTCCCGCCCGGCTCCACCGCCACCGCCACGCCCGCGGCGACTGGCACGGTGACGACCGGGTCGCCGCCGGTCGTGACGAGCATCGCCCCAACGTCCGTTGATTCGACCAATTCCAGCACCATCTCGGTTTCCGGGACGGGCTTCATGCCCGGCGCCGTGATCCAGATCGAGGGACGGTCGCTGCCGACGACCGTTGTATCGCCGACGCTCCTCACAGGCGTGGTCCCCGCCGGCCTGCCGCCCGGGCCCTATGCCATCACGGTGGTCAACCCGGGCATGCCGCCGTCACCGCCGCTCGCCGGTCAATTCAACGTCACCGCCCTCGCGTCCACGCTGTTCGTTCCGGTCGCCATCAAACGATCGAGCGACGACAGCACGGCCATGTTCATCCAGAACATCTCGCCGGGACCGACGTCTGTGAACGTGCAGTTCTACGATCTCAACGGATTCTCTGATCCATCCTGGTCGAGGACGACGCAGCTGGGGGCCGGAGAATCCGCCGTATTCGACCTCTCCGTCATGCCCAACCTGCCGCCGGGGTTCGACGGATCGGCCGTGGTGCAGTCCGCGCAGCCGATCGCCGGCGTCGTGAACCGAACCATCTTCACCGGATCGACGGATCTTGGGTCGGGCGACGTTCAGGCGGCGCAGGCCGCACGCTCGTCGGCGGGCTCCTTCTCCCTCATGGCCGGGCCTGGCGCGCCTCAGGAGTCTGTGCCCGTTGCGTTCGGCGGCTATCACGGCTATTTCACGACCATCAGCGTTCAGAACACGGGTCATGCGCCCGGCAACTACACGATCACCCTATTCCCGACCGGCGTCACCACGCCCATCTCGACGATTCCGCGCGTGATCCCGCCGCTCGCCTCTGCCCGCATCCATCTCGGACCTGAGGTGGGTGTGCCGCCGGACTTCGTGGGGACAGCCGTGGTGGCCGGCGCGGGCTCGCCAATGCAAGTCGCGGCGGAAACGATCCAGATGGATACGGGCGTGCTGCTGAGCTACGCGGGATTCGCCGGCGGCACCAACGTCATGAATGCCCCGCTCTTGTTCAAGAACTACAACGGATGGGTCAGCGGCGCCCAGGTGGTGAACGTCGCGTCGAGCCCGGTCACGGTGACGGCGTCCATCTTCCCACGCGACGCCAACGTCTCCTTCAACCTGGCGCCGCGCACGCTGGCTCCCAACGAGAGCTTCACGTACTACCTCCCCGCCATTCAGGAGCTGCCGGATGGCTTCGTGGGGTCCGGCGTGTTCAACGCGAATGGTCCGATCTCGGTGGTCGTGCAGGAGTTGAACGCCGACCGCGGAACCGGAATGGCGTATTCCGGATTCAACACGGGGACTCCCCAGATCAGCATCCCCGTGGTGTTCAAGGGATCGAACGGCTGGGATTCCGGCGTCCAGGTCCAGAACCTGGGGGCGGCCGATGCGACTGTGAACATCACGTACTATCTGCCCGGTGGCCAGCACGCCGTGGACGCCGCGCTCATCGCCGCCGGCAGCTCGGACACGTTCTATCAGCCCGACAACCCGTCGATTCCACCCAACACCATCGGCTCGGCCATCGTAGCCAGCGTCACTGGGGCGCCGATTGTCGCGATCGTGAATGAGGTGAATTACACGCGTCCAGGCGACGCGTCCATGTCCTACGAAGGCGTCAACTTCTAGCGTCGGCATCACGGGCGCGGCCGGTCCCTCCGGCCGCGCTCCGTCGCCGCGTCCTCGCGTACCGCGCCTTCAACCTGGGCGCCTTCACGAGAAGCAGCCAGAGCGGCTGCGAGCGTTCGTGGCGCAGGTCGGTCGGCGCGATACCCTCGCGCAAATATGACCGACGACGACTTCATCCGCGTTGCCTCCGTTGCCGACGTCGCCCCCGGCGCAGCAGTGGACGTCGAGGTTGATGGCGAAGTGGTCGTGCTTGCCAACGTCGAGGGGGCCATCTACGCCGTCGGCGGATGGTGCCCGCACCTGGGTACCGCCCTTGCGCTGGGAAGCATGAGCGGCCATACCCTGACGTGCTTCGCGCACCTCTGGCGCTACGACGTTCGGAGCGGCGAGCCCATCTGGCCGCCCATGGCCCGAGTCGTTCGTGGGTACGCGCTCAAGGTGTTTCGTGTGCGGGTGGTTGGCGAGGACGTGTACGTCTGCCCGCGACCGATGGGCGGCGGGCTCGGCTGACCTACAGCTCAGTCCATGCGCGCAGGTCGTGGCCCCGGCACGAGCGGGTCAGCTCTCTCGCTTGTGGCGGTAGGGTCCGGTCGGGCTGAGGCTTGTCCCCAGCCGCCCTGGTGCGGTGTTCGACGTCGCGGCGAAGAAACCCCCCGACCGGATTGCGTTACGCGCGCTGGGGTCATGCCCGTGAGAAGTGACTCACTAGTTCATTCGGGCGGCCATCTCGCGCAGGTACCGGCGCCAGGCGCGGAATCGCTCGCTCCTGCGAAGAGACGGCTGAAGCCGCCGCACTTGCTCGATGTCGCGCAGGGCTCTCTGGTACTCGCCCAGCTGCTCCAGGACCGCCGCCCGGTCGCGGCGCGCGTGGTGGTCCTGCGGGTGCAGGAGGACGATTCGGTCCAAGGCCGCGAGCTGTCTGTGCGTGTCCGCGCGTTCCCGATAGATCTCTCTGAGGTTGCGCAACACCCGCACGAGGATCTGGCGGTTGCTGAGCGCGGTGAGCATGTTCCGCTCGAACTTGAGGCGGCCCCCGTGGATCGCCCGGACCCGCTCCGCACAGTCGGCCTCTTGCAGGTCGACCTGACCGGTGAAGGGATCGACGAAGGTGCCGGCGTCTGAAAGCCGCACGAGGAAATGACCGGGAAGACCGACACCGGAGACGGGCAGGCCCAGTCTTCGCGCGATCTCGATGTAGAGGATCGACAGGGTCACGGGGATCCCGCGCTTTCGGTCCATGACCTCGTTGAGAAAGCTGTTCCGGGGATCGTAATAGTCCTCTTCGTCACCGCGGAATCCCTCCTCATGATGGAGGAAGCGTGCCAGCGCCGTCCCCGCCGCGCGGGCATCCTCGGCGTTGTCCACGCGCTCGCGAATCCCGTCGGCCAGGGAATCGATACGGGAGAGATAGGAGCCGACGTCGAGCTGTGGGTATTCCTCGGCAGCGATGAGCAGGCACGTTTCCGCGAGGGGGATTGAGGAGCTGGGGCGATTGACCATTGCCGCAAAGGTCGTGCGGACCCGCAAAATGGACTCGTCCATCACGATCCCTCATGCCGCAGGGCGGGCATGAGGCATTATACGGCCTGGGTTTCGCTAGGACTGGAGCTCCGCGAGGGTCTCCCGAAGCTGGCGGAGGTGCTCCTCCGCGTGACCGGCGAGGAACAAATCCGCGATGCCGTCCATGTGCATCTCGCCGCGCGCCGCGTGAATGCCCGTGACTGTCTCCCACTCTGAGTCGCTATACGAGCTGAGGGCGCGTGCCGCCTCCTCGCTGCCCCGTTGGATAGCGCCGACAAGTTGGTCAAGCGGTTCGGATCGATGCTCTTCGACGAACTTGATGCGCTCGGGGTCGGAAGCCGTGCGTCCGAAGGGCTGCCCGGCATGCTGGCGAAGCCACACGATCTGCTTGGCCCAATAGGGGTAGATCTCCGCGGAGTGGGCGGCCAGCTCGAGGAGTGACCATTCGCCGGGCTTTGGAGGCCGGGCCAAGAGCTCCGGCGGGACGCGCTGGATCTGCTCCACGAAAGCCGCCACAGCAGCCCGAAGCCGCTCAGCCTGTCGCTGCCCGCGAGTTGTTTGCATCGGCACCTCCTGGGGCCGTCAGTATACTTTTTGGTGGGACACGATCCGCAATGGCGCGGCTCGGTTTTGGGAGCTGCGCAGCTCCCTCCTGGAATTCACGCCGATCAGGAGGTAGTGCGATGCGAGTAGGTGTGTTAACTGGCGGGGGCGATGCCCCCGGCCTCAACGCGGCCATTCGCGCCGTCGCTCGGCGGTGCTTCGAACTCGGTGACGAGCCCATCGGGATTCGCAATGGATGGGCTGGACTGATGGGAGCGGGAAACGTTCGCCCGCTTCAGCCGACCGACGTCTCGGGAATTCTGCACCTCGGCGGCACGATCCTGGGCACGTCCCGGACCAACCCCTTCAAAGAGGATCACGGTAGCCAGCAGGTTCTGGAGAACCTTCAGCGTGCCCAGATCGACGCGATCGTGGCGATCGGTGGCGATGATACCCTCTCCGTCGCCTGCCGCCTGAGCGATCTGGGCGTGCGGGTGGTTGGGGTACCCAAGACCGTGGACAACGATCTCTCCGAGACCGACTACTGCATCGGGTACGACACGGCCGTGACCGCGGTCGTCGACGCGTTGGATCGTCTCCACGCGACCGCCAGCGCGCACCATCGCGTCTTGGTGACCGAGGTTATGGGTCGCGACGCCGGCTGGGTAGCCGTGGCGGGAGGATTGGCTGGCGGCGCGGACTTCATCGTGATTCCCGAGGTTCCCATCGATGTGGATCGCATTTGCGAGCATCTTCGTCGGCGATTCGCGATGGGGAAGGAGTTCTCTCTCATCGTGGTGGCTGAGGGCGTCACGATGCCGGAGGTGGTGTCGAAAGAGGCGATCCGCGAAGTCGACGCCTTCGGACACGTTCGGCTCGATCGACGCGGAGTCGGCGAAACGCTGTCGCGGGTCATAGAGCAGCGCACGGGACTGGAAACGCGGGTCATGGTCCTCGGTCACCTCCAGCGCGGCGGCAGCCCGTCCGCCATCGATCGCATCTGGGCGACGCGCTTTGGCGTCGAGGCGGTCGACGCGGTCCATGATGGCGCTTTTGGTGTGATGGTTTCGCTGAAGGACGGACGCCTCAGGCGCGTCTCCATTGCGTCCGCCGTCGGGCGGATGAAGACCGTCGACCTCGGCCTTTATCGGCTGGCAGAGATCTTTTATTGAGTCTGGGCGGGCCGTCGTACGACACGGATGGCACGCGCGATGAAGGCGCCGCGCGGCCCGGCCCTTCCCAGCGCCAGAACGCTATCGCCGACCTGTATAGCGTCGAGCCCCGCCGGACGCTGGTTGATCCAGATTTTCGTGGCCGGGCGCACGATGGCGACGTGCCGGCCGGTGCGCGCGACGATCGCGATCCGTTGGCCGCGAATCCCGCGCACGATGCCCAGGACCAGATGCTGCTGAGGCCGAACGGCGAGAGCCTGCTCCGAACCGTCGGAATCCCGTGCCGGGCCAGCGCCCGGGGCGCTCACCGTGACATTGGGGCCGGGCGCGGCAGTGGCGGCTCCGGCCGCAGTCCCGCCTACGAGGGCGCTGAGTCCGGCCAGGGCAACGGCGGCAATGGCGACGGCGCGACGGGCGCGCGCGCTCATGGCCATCCCCCGTCCCGGTCGAGCGCGCGGAACCGAGCGTCAGGCTGAAGCATCAACGATCCACCATAGGCCAACAGCAGGATGCCCAATGCGACCGCGCCGACGTGCGCCCAGGGGATCAGGTCGATGGTGGCGAGGGCGACGTCGACCGGGGCGGCGAGAACGAGGTCGAGGTCTGTCCGGACGGCGTCCGCCAGCACGAGCGCACCCGAGGCGCTCAACTGGCGTCCCGCGAGGAACGAGAACGTGGCGATCAGGACGAGCGCGGGCGCCAGGATGATCCGTCCAATGCGACGGCGCGCCCGGGCGCGGGCGGCTATCGTCTCCAGGATACGAGCCTGGAGGTCCGGGGGCGGCTCCACGCGTTCGAGGCGCGCAAACAATCGGTCGACGTCGTCGGGCGCTGGCTCGATGCTCATCAATCCTCCATCCTAGGGACGCGGCAGGTCCCCTTTCAGTTTCAGCGATAGCGACCAAGCTCGCGGCGGAGTTGAGATTTCGCCCGTTGGAAGAGGGTTTTTGCCGTGTTCTCCGGAATGCCGAGGCTTTCGGCGACCTCGGCGAACGTCAGCCCTCCGAGGTATCGCAAGAGAACGACCTCTCGATTCCGAAACGGTAACGCGTCGATGGCCGCCTGGATCGCCTGCTGGAGCTCGGCACGCTCGTAGATCTCCTCGGGCAGCGGGTCAGCGTCGGCCGGATCGAGATCGGCTGCTTCCTCTCCGCGAGTCAGCTCGGACATAGGGACTGCCCGGCGTCGGCGAAGGAGGTCGATGCACTTGTTCCGGGCGATTCTGAGAAGCCACGCACGGAACGGCGCGTCCTGCCGCCAGCCGCGAGCGGATGCGAAGAGCTGGATAAACGTCTGCTGGGTCGCATCGCTCGCATCCGCGGGATCACCCAGCAGATGCACGGCGAAGTTGAAGATGGTCGCGGTGTGCCGCTCGACGAGGGCCTCAAACGCGGTCGAGTCGCCGTCGCGGAACCTTCGCACCAGTTCCTGGTCTGGCAGCTGCCCTCGCTCCAACGAGCACCTCCGACCTCGCGATTATCCGAGGGCGTGCCATCGCGGACAACTCGATGGGCCGTCTGAAACTTTTTGCCCCGCCGGTCCGTCATTCTTGTAATCGCGTCCCTGATGAACACCCACTCCAACGGGCGTCGCGCCACAGGAGGAGGAGATGAGTATCGAGTCCAATCTGCGAAGAGTTGCGCACTTACTGCGTCGGGCGGGCTTTGGCGGAAGCCCAGATGAGATTCGATCCTACGCTGGCATGGACTTTGACCAGGCCGTCGACCACCTGGTCGATTACGACGCGGTCGCAAACGACGCGCTCGAGGCGTCCGTGGCGGATCTGGAGGAGACCCTGGGAACCGCGCGGCTGCCGGCGATCCAGCACATCTGGCTTCACCGAATGCTGAGCACAGCCCGTCCCCTCGAAGAGAAGATGACCTTGTTCTGGCACGACCACTTCGCCACGGCGAACTACAAGGTGGGTCGTCCGCCCGCCATGTACGCACAGATTGGGCTCTTGCGGGCCAACGCGATGGCCGACTTTGGCACGCTCCTGCGCGCGGTCTCGCGCGACCCGGCCATGCTCCGCTGGCTCGACAACAACACAAACCGCAAGAGCAGCCCCAACGAAAACTACGCCCGGGAGCTGATGGAGCTTTTCACACTGGGGTCGGGGAATTACACCGAGCTGGACGTGCGCGAGGCGGCGCGCGCGTTCACCGGCTGGTTCTTCAATCGCGACGGCGAATTCGTCTTCAATCGAAACCAGCACGACTTCGGTGAAAAAACGTTCCTCGGTCAGACCGGCCCATGGGACGGCGATGACGTTCTGGACATCATCCTCCAGCAGCCCGCTGCCGCGCCCTTCAT encodes:
- a CDS encoding IPT/TIG domain-containing protein, with amino-acid sequence MRIMSVLILAGLLALAVTSPWGEPATVSGQPATPTVTPPPSATPAPTATVPPGSTATATPAATGTVTTGSPPVVTSIAPTSVDSTNSSTISVSGTGFMPGAVIQIEGRSLPTTVVSPTLLTGVVPAGLPPGPYAITVVNPGMPPSPPLAGQFNVTALASTLFVPVAIKRSSDDSTAMFIQNISPGPTSVNVQFYDLNGFSDPSWSRTTQLGAGESAVFDLSVMPNLPPGFDGSAVVQSAQPIAGVVNRTIFTGSTDLGSGDVQAAQAARSSAGSFSLMAGPGAPQESVPVAFGGYHGYFTTISVQNTGHAPGNYTITLFPTGVTTPISTIPRVIPPLASARIHLGPEVGVPPDFVGTAVVAGAGSPMQVAAETIQMDTGVLLSYAGFAGGTNVMNAPLLFKNYNGWVSGAQVVNVASSPVTVTASIFPRDANVSFNLAPRTLAPNESFTYYLPAIQELPDGFVGSGVFNANGPISVVVQELNADRGTGMAYSGFNTGTPQISIPVVFKGSNGWDSGVQVQNLGAADATVNITYYLPGGQHAVDAALIAAGSSDTFYQPDNPSIPPNTIGSAIVASVTGAPIVAIVNEVNYTRPGDASMSYEGVNF
- a CDS encoding Rieske 2Fe-2S domain-containing protein; the encoded protein is MTDDDFIRVASVADVAPGAAVDVEVDGEVVVLANVEGAIYAVGGWCPHLGTALALGSMSGHTLTCFAHLWRYDVRSGEPIWPPMARVVRGYALKVFRVRVVGEDVYVCPRPMGGGLG
- a CDS encoding transglutaminase-like domain-containing protein, producing the protein MDESILRVRTTFAAMVNRPSSSIPLAETCLLIAAEEYPQLDVGSYLSRIDSLADGIRERVDNAEDARAAGTALARFLHHEEGFRGDEEDYYDPRNSFLNEVMDRKRGIPVTLSILYIEIARRLGLPVSGVGLPGHFLVRLSDAGTFVDPFTGQVDLQEADCAERVRAIHGGRLKFERNMLTALSNRQILVRVLRNLREIYRERADTHRQLAALDRIVLLHPQDHHARRDRAAVLEQLGEYQRALRDIEQVRRLQPSLRRSERFRAWRRYLREMAARMN
- a CDS encoding DinB family protein, yielding MQTTRGQRQAERLRAAVAAFVEQIQRVPPELLARPPKPGEWSLLELAAHSAEIYPYWAKQIVWLRQHAGQPFGRTASDPERIKFVEEHRSEPLDQLVGAIQRGSEEAARALSSYSDSEWETVTGIHAARGEMHMDGIADLFLAGHAEEHLRQLRETLAELQS
- a CDS encoding ATP-dependent 6-phosphofructokinase — protein: MRVGVLTGGGDAPGLNAAIRAVARRCFELGDEPIGIRNGWAGLMGAGNVRPLQPTDVSGILHLGGTILGTSRTNPFKEDHGSQQVLENLQRAQIDAIVAIGGDDTLSVACRLSDLGVRVVGVPKTVDNDLSETDYCIGYDTAVTAVVDALDRLHATASAHHRVLVTEVMGRDAGWVAVAGGLAGGADFIVIPEVPIDVDRICEHLRRRFAMGKEFSLIVVAEGVTMPEVVSKEAIREVDAFGHVRLDRRGVGETLSRVIEQRTGLETRVMVLGHLQRGGSPSAIDRIWATRFGVEAVDAVHDGAFGVMVSLKDGRLRRVSIASAVGRMKTVDLGLYRLAEIFY
- a CDS encoding sigma-70 family RNA polymerase sigma factor; its protein translation is MERGQLPDQELVRRFRDGDSTAFEALVERHTATIFNFAVHLLGDPADASDATQQTFIQLFASARGWRQDAPFRAWLLRIARNKCIDLLRRRRAVPMSELTRGEEAADLDPADADPLPEEIYERAELQQAIQAAIDALPFRNREVVLLRYLGGLTFAEVAESLGIPENTAKTLFQRAKSQLRRELGRYR